A DNA window from Barnesiella intestinihominis YIT 11860 contains the following coding sequences:
- a CDS encoding gliding motility-associated C-terminal domain-containing protein — protein MIYSLNNATIEFSGEDDSPISWCLFREIGKESATPISGAIQNGNISTLNISEADCGYIIEQNGESYYLWIIDYSQSPLILNAVSTSNEEGQCDMTTLMLDGEGKKLNYYSTNGAPKSLRRELTVSYMSLTWDKESLAYTQTFQTERVYDFSSSIQVPSPLCNTDFTVTGDQILNYWGLSQTASTEEYITSAIGVTATAEQTYREDATNEDDRHPTDYLGGSAPAEIEFKAYVTDAVTHIEWEFSDKEDFSNTIARYNDETLWYTFRDEGVTYVRLVASNSTATCQAYSETFTINIGEPRLEAPNVFSPGTSPGVNDEWKVAYKSIVSFKCWIFNKWGVQMFYFDSPDQGWDGKYRGKYVDPGVYYYVIEAKGANNKKMKLKGHINILRPKN, from the coding sequence GTGATATATTCGCTAAATAACGCAACGATCGAATTTTCGGGGGAAGATGATTCTCCCATTTCTTGGTGCCTATTCAGGGAAATCGGTAAAGAATCTGCTACACCGATAAGTGGAGCTATACAAAACGGGAACATTTCTACATTGAATATTTCGGAAGCCGATTGTGGATATATAATTGAACAAAATGGAGAGAGTTATTATTTATGGATAATCGATTATTCCCAATCTCCTTTGATTCTTAATGCTGTTTCTACATCAAATGAAGAAGGTCAGTGCGATATGACCACATTAATGCTAGATGGGGAAGGGAAAAAGCTCAATTACTACTCGACCAATGGAGCCCCTAAATCGCTACGCCGTGAGCTCACGGTTAGTTATATGAGTTTGACATGGGATAAAGAGTCTCTGGCATATACCCAAACATTCCAGACTGAAAGGGTGTATGACTTTTCTTCTTCTATCCAAGTACCGTCTCCTCTCTGTAATACCGATTTTACAGTAACAGGAGATCAGATATTGAATTATTGGGGTCTGTCGCAGACGGCATCGACCGAGGAATATATAACATCGGCGATAGGGGTGACAGCGACGGCAGAACAAACATATCGGGAAGATGCCACGAACGAAGACGATAGACATCCCACCGATTATTTGGGAGGGTCTGCACCGGCCGAGATCGAATTCAAAGCTTATGTAACGGATGCTGTTACTCATATCGAATGGGAATTCTCGGACAAGGAGGACTTTTCAAATACAATTGCCCGGTATAACGATGAAACCTTATGGTACACTTTCAGAGACGAGGGTGTCACTTATGTTCGCTTAGTCGCCAGTAATAGTACCGCTACATGTCAGGCATACAGCGAGACATTCACCATAAATATCGGAGAACCTCGTTTGGAAGCACCAAACGTTTTTTCACCGGGAACAAGCCCCGGAGTTAACGACGAATGGAAAGTAGCTTATAAATCGATCGTTAGTTTTAAATGTTGGATATTCAATAAATGGGGAGTTCAAATGTTTTACTTCGATAGCCCCGATCAAGGCTGGGACGGAAAGTATCGTGGCAAATATGTAGACCCGGGAGTATATTATTATGTAATAGAAGCAAAGGGGGCAAACAATAAAAAGATGAAATTAAAGGGACACATCAATATATTACGTCCTAAAAATTAA
- a CDS encoding LysM peptidoglycan-binding domain-containing protein, whose protein sequence is MKYNRITIALLFCFAFTFLLSAQTENLQTKVIDGKEFYIYKVKPSEGFYILSHKFGISQEEIIRYNPAAKNGLKKGQLLMIPTNKGVNKQDSEPEIESTFEHTIVRGESLYSISKTYKVPIRSIIALNPGSERGIKAGATLKIPQRYQKPEKQSIPLVQKDTQTAMNTADSEVVEDSSNGTSNEYVYHTIADGETLFSISKRYDVDIETILKLNPGISPTHMKKGSVIRITPDTKELNVTIEPKQLYTEYKVRKKETLYSISKKFGTTVEEIKKCNPNIKQIKQDDIINIPAGIEYNTVTAENPITSAEINNIYNKLYKSDKKGVINVAVILPFMLRQSSPDTKACLYTEYYQGFLMAVDSLKRQGASINVYAYDSEESESTVRRILSDPILKEMDLIIAPENDSHIKLIADFGLANDINVVNTFSLKNEEVSHNAKVFQTNIPHSYLYAEAADRFIRYLGNRKVVFLSHTPEEPDKRDFIGGLKEELNRAHIAYHEIKFGNELNLLDQDSILADASGIVFVPTSAKKKVLSLIVAPIESLKEKRADLDIALFGYPEWLTQVPEYLNEFYKLNTYLYSRFYANPFEEDTKTFHKRFLYWYNKDMINASPQYALLGFDTGIYFLSAIREHGKNFASQDIRPSIDRIQTDFSFQRVNNWSGFINKSFYFINFTPNFTIRKIRE, encoded by the coding sequence ATGAAATATAATCGAATAACCATAGCTCTATTATTTTGTTTTGCCTTTACTTTTTTGTTGTCTGCTCAGACAGAGAATTTACAAACAAAGGTTATAGACGGGAAAGAATTTTATATTTATAAGGTTAAACCGTCGGAGGGATTTTATATATTATCTCATAAATTCGGTATTTCTCAGGAGGAAATTATTCGCTATAATCCTGCCGCTAAAAATGGCTTAAAAAAAGGACAGCTGCTCATGATTCCGACAAATAAGGGCGTGAATAAACAAGATTCTGAACCGGAAATCGAAAGCACATTTGAACATACAATCGTACGGGGAGAATCCCTGTATTCTATTTCAAAGACTTATAAAGTTCCTATTAGAAGCATTATTGCACTTAATCCGGGTTCTGAACGTGGAATAAAAGCCGGTGCGACTTTAAAGATTCCACAACGTTATCAAAAACCTGAGAAACAATCTATTCCTCTTGTACAAAAGGACACTCAAACAGCAATGAATACCGCCGATAGTGAAGTTGTAGAGGATTCTTCGAACGGGACCTCGAATGAATATGTCTATCATACGATTGCCGACGGAGAAACTTTATTCTCTATATCAAAAAGATATGATGTTGACATAGAGACTATTTTGAAACTTAATCCCGGTATTTCCCCTACTCATATGAAGAAGGGTTCCGTGATACGCATAACTCCCGATACGAAAGAATTAAATGTTACGATAGAGCCCAAACAGTTGTATACGGAATATAAAGTAAGGAAAAAGGAGACTTTATATAGTATCTCAAAAAAGTTTGGAACGACTGTTGAAGAGATAAAGAAATGCAATCCGAACATAAAACAAATAAAGCAAGACGATATAATAAATATTCCCGCAGGAATAGAGTACAATACAGTTACTGCTGAAAATCCTATCACGAGTGCAGAAATCAATAATATATACAATAAGTTATATAAAAGCGACAAGAAGGGGGTAATCAATGTCGCGGTTATACTACCGTTCATGTTGCGACAGTCGTCTCCCGATACGAAAGCCTGTTTATATACCGAGTATTATCAGGGTTTTTTAATGGCAGTAGACAGCCTTAAACGTCAAGGGGCCTCTATCAATGTATATGCGTACGATTCCGAAGAGTCCGAATCAACGGTTCGTCGTATTCTTTCAGATCCGATATTAAAAGAAATGGATTTGATTATCGCTCCTGAAAATGACAGTCATATAAAGTTAATCGCTGATTTCGGACTGGCTAACGATATAAATGTCGTTAATACTTTTTCGCTTAAAAACGAGGAGGTTTCGCACAATGCAAAAGTATTCCAAACCAATATTCCTCATTCCTATTTATATGCAGAAGCTGCTGACAGATTTATCCGTTATTTGGGAAATCGGAAAGTCGTATTTTTATCTCATACACCGGAAGAACCCGACAAAAGAGATTTTATCGGCGGTCTGAAAGAAGAATTGAATCGAGCTCATATCGCTTATCACGAAATAAAGTTCGGTAATGAGTTGAACCTATTAGATCAAGATTCTATATTGGCAGATGCAAGCGGGATTGTATTTGTACCTACCTCGGCCAAAAAGAAGGTTCTTTCTTTAATTGTAGCGCCTATTGAATCGTTGAAAGAAAAAAGAGCAGATTTGGATATTGCACTTTTCGGATACCCGGAATGGCTGACACAGGTTCCTGAATATCTGAACGAATTTTATAAACTAAATACTTATTTATATTCCCGGTTCTATGCCAATCCGTTCGAGGAAGATACTAAGACGTTTCACAAACGATTCCTTTATTGGTATAATAAGGATATGATAAATGCCAGCCCTCAATATGCTTTATTAGGATTCGATACCGGAATATATTTCCTTTCGGCTATACGGGAACATGGGAAGAATTTTGCGTCACAGGATATTCGGCCTTCGATCGATCGCATACAAACCGATTTTTCATTTCAACGTGTAAACAATTGGAGTGGCTTTATCAATAAATCTTTTTATTTCATCAATTTTACACCTAATTTCACAATCAGGAAAATTAGAGAATAA
- a CDS encoding porin family protein — MKLFRYILFVIAVVSLQSGLAQRSDYQPEFTVGVKGGTTLSRVSFTPTVTQSLLLGYTGGVSVRYIEEKFFGLIAEINFTQCGWNETFEEDPYTYTHTLNYVTIPFLTHFFFGNRVVRGFVNAGPQIGLLLGDSYKSNFDIYNLPEFSQKSKVKEIYTMDIAHRFDYGITAGAGIEFRIKETHGIVLEGRYYYGLGDIFKNRKKDVFAASHSQIITVSLGYLYHF, encoded by the coding sequence ATGAAACTTTTTCGATACATACTATTTGTTATAGCAGTTGTGTCTCTGCAATCAGGATTGGCACAGAGAAGTGATTATCAACCTGAATTTACAGTGGGAGTAAAGGGTGGAACGACCCTTTCGAGAGTTTCGTTTACTCCTACTGTAACGCAATCGTTACTTTTGGGTTACACCGGCGGGGTATCGGTTCGTTATATCGAAGAAAAATTTTTCGGGTTAATTGCTGAAATCAATTTTACTCAGTGCGGTTGGAACGAAACTTTTGAAGAAGATCCCTATACCTATACTCATACGTTGAATTATGTGACAATTCCATTTCTGACTCATTTCTTCTTTGGCAATCGTGTCGTGCGTGGATTTGTCAATGCGGGACCTCAAATCGGACTTTTATTGGGGGATAGTTATAAAAGCAATTTTGACATTTATAATTTGCCTGAGTTCAGCCAAAAAAGTAAGGTAAAAGAAATATATACGATGGATATAGCCCATCGATTTGATTATGGTATTACCGCAGGAGCAGGTATTGAGTTTCGTATAAAGGAAACACATGGTATCGTATTGGAAGGCCGATACTATTATGGATTGGGAGATATATTCAAAAACAGGAAGAAAGATGTATTCGCGGCTTCCCACAGCCAAATAATAACGGTATCACTGGGATATTTATATCACTTTTAA
- the holA gene encoding DNA polymerase III subunit delta — MAKKDTNQHLAILQDIRNKVFKPVYLLMGEESYYIDLICETIIENALKDSERDFNQTILYGADIDDFAIVVNAAKRFPMMAERQLIVVKEAQNIKGVDNLLYYLQKPLMSTILVICHKNGSLKNKKVVAGIEKIGVVYESKKLYDNQLPAFINNYVVAKKLSIDPKAASMMADFVGNDLSRLSSELDKLSISLPEGSLRITPEIVERNVGISKDFNNYELLNAIITRNILKATQIIQYFEQNPKNNPLVVTISVLFNFFSNLMLCYFSTDKSENGIMNELNLRSSFQSRDYLTAMRAYNAFKCIDIIALIRQYDARSKGIGSGASSNDGDLLKELVFKIMH; from the coding sequence ATGGCTAAAAAAGATACCAATCAGCATCTTGCCATTTTGCAAGACATTCGCAACAAAGTATTTAAGCCCGTTTATTTACTCATGGGCGAAGAATCGTATTATATCGACTTAATCTGTGAGACAATCATCGAAAATGCCTTGAAAGACTCGGAAAGGGATTTTAACCAAACCATTCTATACGGGGCCGATATCGACGATTTCGCCATAGTGGTCAATGCAGCAAAGCGGTTTCCCATGATGGCTGAACGACAATTGATTGTTGTTAAGGAAGCCCAGAATATCAAAGGGGTAGATAATCTTCTATATTATTTACAAAAACCGTTGATGAGCACGATCTTAGTCATTTGTCATAAAAATGGCTCGCTTAAAAACAAGAAGGTTGTTGCCGGCATTGAAAAAATAGGAGTAGTATATGAATCGAAAAAATTATATGACAATCAGTTACCGGCATTCATAAACAACTACGTAGTAGCGAAGAAACTGTCGATCGACCCCAAAGCAGCTTCTATGATGGCCGATTTTGTCGGGAATGACCTAAGCCGACTTAGTAGCGAACTTGACAAATTATCGATTTCACTTCCGGAAGGGAGTCTTCGCATTACCCCCGAAATCGTAGAACGTAATGTTGGCATCAGTAAAGATTTCAATAATTATGAATTGCTAAATGCAATCATCACCCGGAATATATTAAAAGCGACTCAAATCATACAATATTTCGAACAAAATCCCAAGAACAATCCGCTGGTTGTTACGATAAGTGTATTATTCAATTTTTTTTCAAATCTTATGCTATGCTATTTTTCGACAGACAAGTCGGAGAATGGAATTATGAACGAACTGAATCTAAGGTCTTCTTTCCAATCCAGAGATTATTTGACAGCCATGCGAGCTTACAACGCATTTAAATGTATCGACATTATCGCATTGATACGCCAGTATGATGCTCGCTCTAAGGGTATAGGCTCAGGAGCTTCGAGTAACGACGGAGACCTGCTTAAAGAATTGGTTTTTAAAATAATGCACTGA
- a CDS encoding AMP nucleosidase gives MKTKQEIVENWLPRYTQRPVKDFTKYILLTNFSKYVEIFATHFHVPILGEDSNMPSASADGVTIINFGMGSANAATVMDLLSAVKPEAVLFLGKCGGIKKVNKLGDYILPIAAIRGEGTSNDYFPPEVPALPAFMLQRAVSTAVRNHHRDYWTGTVYTTNRRVWEFDDNFKDYLRRIRCMAVDMETATLFSVGFANQIPVGALLLVSDQPMISTGVKTEESDKKITRDFVEEHVLIGVEALKLIIDKRTTVKHLRFDEE, from the coding sequence ATGAAGACAAAGCAAGAAATTGTCGAGAATTGGCTACCCCGATATACCCAAAGACCCGTTAAAGATTTTACGAAGTATATATTATTGACAAACTTCTCTAAATATGTCGAAATATTCGCAACCCACTTTCATGTTCCTATTTTAGGAGAGGACAGTAATATGCCTAGTGCATCGGCCGATGGGGTGACGATTATTAATTTTGGAATGGGTAGTGCCAATGCAGCTACGGTTATGGACTTGTTAAGTGCCGTAAAACCAGAAGCCGTATTGTTTTTAGGTAAATGCGGCGGTATAAAAAAGGTAAACAAATTAGGCGATTATATTTTACCGATAGCTGCCATTCGTGGGGAAGGGACATCGAACGACTACTTTCCACCAGAAGTCCCGGCATTGCCGGCTTTCATGTTGCAACGGGCAGTTTCCACAGCCGTCAGGAATCACCATCGAGACTACTGGACCGGAACGGTTTACACGACTAACCGTCGGGTATGGGAGTTTGACGATAATTTCAAAGACTATTTACGTCGCATACGTTGTATGGCCGTCGATATGGAAACAGCCACATTGTTTTCAGTTGGATTCGCAAATCAGATTCCGGTAGGAGCATTGTTGTTGGTTTCAGACCAGCCGATGATTTCAACGGGAGTTAAAACAGAAGAAAGTGACAAAAAAATCACGCGAGATTTCGTAGAAGAACATGTATTGATAGGAGTGGAGGCTCTAAAATTGATCATAGATAAACGGACGACGGTGAAACATTTGAGATTCGACGAGGAGTAA
- a CDS encoding type I restriction enzyme HsdR N-terminal domain-containing protein: protein MIELNLPPYPYKVKQEKDKILIFDELRRRYVTLTPEEWVRQHFVAYLVNQKKFPRGLIGNEISLTLNKCNRRCDTIVYDRNGNPLCIAEYKAPHVEITQKTFDQIVRYNLVLQVSYLFVSNGMKHYCCHINYTTNSYTFLPDIPLYKDL from the coding sequence ATGATCGAGTTAAATCTACCGCCGTATCCCTATAAAGTAAAACAAGAAAAAGATAAGATTCTTATTTTCGATGAATTGAGAAGGCGATATGTAACCTTGACTCCCGAAGAATGGGTCAGGCAACATTTTGTTGCCTACCTTGTTAATCAAAAAAAATTTCCTCGCGGATTAATCGGGAATGAAATCTCTTTGACTCTCAACAAATGTAATCGCCGATGTGATACGATTGTTTATGATCGAAACGGGAATCCATTGTGTATAGCGGAATATAAAGCGCCTCATGTCGAGATTACACAAAAAACTTTCGATCAGATCGTTCGATATAATCTTGTATTGCAAGTGAGCTATTTGTTTGTTTCTAATGGTATGAAACATTATTGTTGCCATATAAATTATACCACCAATAGTTATACATTTTTACCCGATATTCCTTTGTATAAGGATTTATAA
- a CDS encoding MGMT family protein — protein sequence MSCVPDDFYEQVYNIVSQVPSGTVITFKSIAVLMGYPQHARLVGRALKLVPKNLNIPCHRVVNCQGRLVPDWIEQKELLSREGISFTPKGYVDMKRFAWRFWD from the coding sequence ATGTCTTGTGTTCCCGACGATTTTTACGAACAAGTATATAACATAGTTAGTCAAGTTCCATCAGGAACAGTGATAACATTTAAAAGTATCGCTGTTTTAATGGGGTATCCCCAGCATGCCCGTTTGGTAGGACGAGCATTAAAACTTGTTCCTAAAAACCTGAATATCCCTTGTCATCGGGTCGTTAATTGTCAAGGACGACTTGTCCCCGACTGGATTGAGCAGAAAGAACTATTATCCCGAGAAGGAATATCGTTTACACCAAAGGGATATGTAGATATGAAACGATTCGCTTGGCGTTTTTGGGATTGA
- a CDS encoding FeoB-associated Cys-rich membrane protein, producing the protein MNSTIQSLIVGVILLIVVFYVIHKIFKMVRNRKSPTSACCGCNKPCKVEKIDKKR; encoded by the coding sequence ATGAATTCAACGATTCAATCTTTAATAGTAGGTGTTATCCTCTTAATAGTTGTATTTTATGTTATACATAAGATATTCAAGATGGTACGAAATCGTAAGTCGCCAACATCTGCTTGTTGCGGGTGTAACAAGCCTTGCAAGGTCGAAAAAATAGATAAGAAAAGATAG
- a CDS encoding DUF3267 domain-containing protein, protein MGKLWSDSLSFSQFGIQILKCVVFSILGCALIIPVHEFIHWIAYKKEGANDVRFGAIWKSFVFYAAAHNFATDYKTFRRIALAPFYILSVLLILLLLSPVPLWGKISIAAILLFHIVSCSGDLSMLSYMKRYKRRNVITVDDIDNRFTYFMEK, encoded by the coding sequence ATGGGAAAACTATGGTCCGATTCATTATCTTTCTCACAATTCGGGATACAGATATTGAAATGTGTCGTATTTTCTATTCTGGGTTGTGCTCTGATAATTCCGGTACATGAATTTATTCATTGGATTGCATACAAAAAAGAGGGAGCTAATGATGTACGTTTTGGAGCCATCTGGAAGTCATTTGTGTTTTATGCAGCCGCACATAATTTTGCGACCGATTATAAAACTTTTCGACGAATAGCTCTCGCACCCTTTTATATCCTATCGGTATTATTGATACTATTACTTTTGTCACCAGTACCTTTATGGGGAAAAATCTCGATCGCCGCAATATTATTGTTTCACATCGTTTCTTGTTCTGGAGATTTATCTATGTTATCTTATATGAAGCGATACAAACGCCGTAATGTTATTACCGTCGATGATATCGATAACCGTTTTACTTATTTTATGGAAAAATAA
- the feoB gene encoding ferrous iron transport protein B, which produces MRLSDLQTGDKAVVVKVLGYGAFRKRIIEMGFVRGQTVLVELNAPLKDPIKYKIMDYEISLRRSEASLVEVITPEEANQLENRQGEKNKLNVESWKTEEDDCIERALTQSSKTINIALVGNPNCGKTSLFNVASGAHEHVGNYSGVTVDAKKGFFEYKGYHFNICDLPGTYSLSAYSPEELYVRRYLKNEIPDVIVNVVVASNLERNLYLTTELIDMDYRMVIALNMFDELEQSGGKIDYKHLGNMIGVPIVPTVSRSGKGVNQLFDTIIEVYEGRDESVRHVHVGLGKVIENSITPLKDLLKKDPTCNREFSPRYLAIKILEGDTEVKRMLEGSESYPELMNIRNAEVEKIETTLNEDIESAIANEKYGFISGALAETYRPGDKEEAKTTRIIDSFVTNKLFGFPIFIFLMWLMFEATFSIGAYPMEWIENGVAWLSEIIGNYMPSGPLKDLLIDGILGGVGGVIVFLPNILILYLFISFMEDSGYMARAAFIMDKIMHKIGLHGKSFIPLVMGFGCNVPAIMATRTIESRSSRLITILINPFISCSARIPIYILLVGTFFPQYASLVFIGLYLFGIIVAVITAKLMRRFFFKVDETPFVMELPPYRMPTAKATFRHMWNKAEQYLRKMGGVILVASVIVWFLSYYPRPKASYERELTPHEQMEQQSNSYLGKIGQAVTPLVEPLGFNWKVTTSLLSGTAAKELVVSTLGVLYSESDADETISLSQKISQPNPVTGVPDFTPLVALSFMVFVLLYFPCIASVIAVAKEAGSWKWGAFTVLYNTGVAWIVSFLVYQIGLLII; this is translated from the coding sequence ATGCGATTGTCCGATTTGCAAACAGGAGATAAAGCTGTTGTTGTTAAGGTATTAGGCTATGGAGCATTTCGAAAACGAATTATCGAGATGGGGTTCGTTCGGGGACAAACGGTGCTTGTCGAATTGAATGCTCCATTGAAAGATCCCATTAAATATAAAATAATGGACTATGAAATCTCTCTAAGACGCAGTGAGGCTTCATTAGTCGAAGTTATTACTCCCGAAGAAGCGAATCAACTCGAAAATCGACAGGGAGAAAAAAACAAACTAAATGTAGAAAGTTGGAAAACCGAGGAAGACGACTGTATAGAGAGAGCGCTTACCCAAAGTAGTAAAACAATAAATATAGCTTTGGTCGGAAATCCCAACTGTGGAAAAACATCTTTATTCAACGTTGCCTCCGGTGCACATGAGCATGTGGGCAATTATAGCGGCGTTACGGTCGATGCCAAAAAGGGATTTTTCGAATATAAAGGTTATCACTTCAACATATGCGATTTACCGGGTACATACTCTCTTTCGGCCTATTCTCCGGAAGAGCTATATGTTCGCCGTTATTTAAAAAATGAAATTCCCGATGTTATTGTCAATGTAGTCGTAGCTTCCAATTTGGAAAGGAATCTATATTTGACCACAGAATTAATAGATATGGATTACCGCATGGTGATTGCTCTGAATATGTTTGATGAATTGGAGCAAAGCGGTGGAAAAATCGACTATAAGCATTTGGGAAATATGATTGGAGTTCCTATTGTGCCCACCGTATCACGTTCTGGAAAAGGTGTAAATCAACTATTCGATACCATTATCGAGGTATATGAAGGCCGTGATGAGTCGGTTCGTCATGTTCATGTCGGTTTAGGGAAAGTAATCGAAAACAGTATTACCCCTCTAAAAGACTTATTAAAAAAAGACCCTACTTGTAACCGGGAGTTCTCACCTCGATATTTAGCGATTAAGATACTCGAAGGAGATACGGAAGTCAAGCGAATGCTGGAAGGTTCCGAGTCCTATCCCGAATTGATGAATATCCGCAATGCAGAAGTCGAGAAAATAGAAACAACGCTTAATGAAGACATAGAGTCGGCTATTGCCAATGAAAAGTATGGATTCATATCGGGAGCTTTGGCGGAAACATATAGACCGGGAGATAAAGAGGAAGCGAAAACGACTCGTATTATAGACTCTTTCGTCACAAATAAACTATTCGGATTTCCTATATTTATTTTCTTGATGTGGCTGATGTTCGAGGCGACCTTTTCCATCGGGGCATATCCTATGGAGTGGATCGAAAATGGAGTCGCATGGTTATCCGAAATTATAGGTAATTATATGCCTTCTGGACCATTAAAAGATCTATTGATCGATGGTATTCTCGGAGGAGTAGGAGGGGTAATAGTTTTTCTACCTAACATTTTAATACTCTATCTGTTTATTTCGTTCATGGAAGACTCAGGATATATGGCTCGGGCCGCTTTTATCATGGATAAAATCATGCACAAAATAGGGTTGCACGGAAAATCTTTTATTCCTCTTGTTATGGGATTCGGGTGTAATGTGCCAGCCATTATGGCGACCCGGACTATCGAGAGTCGTAGCAGTCGATTGATAACCATTCTTATAAACCCATTTATCTCGTGTAGTGCCAGAATACCTATTTACATTTTGTTGGTAGGTACTTTTTTCCCTCAATACGCTAGTCTGGTATTTATAGGACTGTATTTATTCGGAATTATTGTTGCGGTTATTACGGCCAAATTGATGCGCCGTTTCTTCTTTAAAGTAGATGAAACACCCTTCGTCATGGAATTACCACCATATCGTATGCCGACAGCGAAAGCTACTTTTCGCCACATGTGGAATAAAGCCGAACAATATCTACGCAAAATGGGTGGGGTTATATTAGTTGCCTCTGTCATCGTGTGGTTTTTAAGTTACTATCCACGTCCCAAAGCCTCTTATGAAAGAGAACTTACTCCTCATGAGCAAATGGAACAACAAAGCAATTCTTATTTAGGGAAAATAGGCCAAGCTGTTACCCCCCTTGTGGAACCACTGGGCTTTAATTGGAAAGTAACGACTTCTTTACTTTCTGGGACAGCAGCCAAAGAATTGGTGGTAAGCACACTCGGTGTATTATATTCCGAAAGCGATGCCGACGAAACCATATCTTTGTCTCAAAAAATATCACAGCCGAATCCTGTTACGGGAGTTCCCGATTTCACACCGTTAGTAGCGCTTTCCTTTATGGTATTTGTATTACTGTACTTCCCGTGTATCGCCTCTGTCATTGCGGTAGCCAAAGAAGCGGGAAGTTGGAAATGGGGGGCATTTACGGTGTTATACAATACAGGAGTAGCTTGGATCGTTTCATTCTTAGTCTATCAAATAGGACTACTAATTATTTAG